The following DNA comes from Pseudobythopirellula maris.
GGAGAGCGGCTCGTCGAGCTCCAGCACTGCGCGGGCGTTGGAGATGGTCGACTCGATCTTGCCGCGGTGGCGGACGATCGACGGGTCGAGCACGAGCCGCTCGACCCGCTTCTCGGTGAAGCGGGCGACCTTGGCGGGGTCGAACCGGGCGAAGGCGTTGCGGTAGCCCTCGCGCTTCTTCAGGATCGTGCTCCAACTGAGGCCCGCCTGGGCGCCCTCGAGCGTGATCTTCTCGAACAGGCGGTTGTCGTCGCGCTCGGGGACGCCCCATTCTTCGTCGTGGTACAGGCGGTCGAGGTCGGTGGTCTCGGCCCACGGGCAGCGTTTCTTGGTTGGCGACATGGGGGAGCTTATCGTCTCTTTCAGGCGGTGGGCAAGATTCCTGGCGGCAAGAATAGAAGACTCTCGGCGGGGCCCCCGACGAGGCGTGGCTCGTCGGCTAGAATCGAAGGGTTCGCTCGACCCTAGCCCCTTATTCCTAGCCCCTATCCCCTCTCTCTATGCCCTCTTTTTACGACTACGACGTGGTGGTGGTCGGCGCCGGGCACGCCGGGACCGAGGCGGCGTTGGCCGCCGCGCGGATGGGGGCGAAGACGGCGCTGCTCACGGCCAACCTCGACACGGTGGGGCAGATGAGCTGCAACCCGGCGATCGGCGGCGTGGGCAAGGGGCAGATCGTCCGCGAGGTCGACGCCCTGGGGGGCGCCATGGGGCGGGCGATCGACGCCACGGGCATCCAGTTCCGCATGCTCAACCGCCGCAAAGGCCCGGCGATGCACGGCCCGCGGGCCCAAGCCGACAAACGCGCTTACCAGGCGGAGATCAAACGGGTTGTCGAAGAGCAGGAGAACCTGAGCCTGCGGCAAGAGGCTGTGGAGGGCTTGGTAGTTGAACGCGACGGGCAAGGCTCCGCGCGTCACGCGGTTACCGGCGTACGGGTGCGTGGCGACGCCATCTACCGCGCCAAGGCCGTGGTGCTAACGACCGGCACCTTCCTGCAGGCGCTCATGCACACCGGCGAGGCAAAGACGCCGGGCGGCAGGGCGGGCGAGGGGACCAGCAGCGGGCTCAGCGCGGCGCTCGCCGAGCTGGGCATCGAGCTGCGTCGCTTCAAGACCGGCACCCCGCCGCGGCTCAACGGCCGGACGATCGATTACTCGCAGTGCGAGGAGCAGCCGGGCGACGACGCCCCGACGCCGTTCTCGTTCATGACCGACTCGCTCGACGCCGAGCAGATCCCCTGCCACATCACTTACACGAACGAGGCGGTCCACGACCTCATCCGGGCGAACCTCGAGCGGGCGCCGATGTACAGCGGGCAGATCGATTCGAGCGGGCCGCGCTACTGCCCCAGCATCGAGGACAAGGTGGTCCGCTTCGCCGAGAAGGCGCAGCACCAGCTGTTCCTGGAGCCCGAGGGACGCAACACGCTTGAGGTGTACGTCAACGGCGTGTCGACCAGCCTGCCGCGCGACGTGCAAGACGCGATGTTCCGGTTGATCCGAGGCTGCGAGCGGGCCGAGATCTTGCGCTACGGCTACGCGGTGGAGTACGACTACGCCCCGCCCGACCAGCTGACCCCCGCGCTCGAGACCAAGGCGGCGGCCGGCTTGTTTCTGGCCGGGCAGATCAACGGCACGACCGGCTACGAGGAGGCGGCCGCCCAGGGCTTGGTGGCCGGCGCCAACGCCGCGCTGAAGGTCGCCGACCGCGAGCCGCTCGTCTTGGGACGCGAAGAAGCTTACATCGGCGTGCTGATCGACGACCTCGTGACGCGCGGCGTCGACGAGCCGTACCGCATGTTCACCAGCCGGGCCGAGTACCGGCTCTTGCTGAGGCACGACAACGCCGACCGCCGGCTGACGCCCGTCGCGATGCGGCTCGGCCTGGTGCGTGGCGAGCGCGCCGCGCGGTTCGAGGCCAAGAGCGCCGAGGTGGTGCGTGTGGCGGGGCTGATCGACTCGCTCCGCAGCGAGGGGCGTTCGCTCACCGAGTGGTTGCGGCGGCCCGAGATGGGCTGGGACGATCTCGTGTTGCGGGCGTCCGAGCTAGCGTCGTGCGGCGCCGAGGCCGTCATGCAAGTCGTGCACGACACGAAGTACGCCGGCTACATCGCGCGCCAGCAGACCGACGTCGACCGCCAGCGGCGGCTCGCCGAGAAACGGATCCCGGAGCACTTCGACTACGCGGCGCTCGGCCAACTGCGTCGCGAAGCGCAAGAGAAACTCTCCCGCATCCGCCCGCGCAACCTCGACCAAGCGAGCCGCATCAGCGGGCTGACGCCGGCCGACATCGCGCTGTTGATGGCGCACCTGAAGGCGTGACGCGCGCCTGTCGCCACGCTCTTGGACAAGGCTGGCGCCGCTGTGTGAGACCCCACACGGCCAAGTTGCCCCGCCTCACTGTTTTCGCATTCAATAAGTGGGTGTTGTCGTAAGTGTCAATGGTGTTTGGGTTTGCGGCTAGAATACCGATATTGACTCACCCCCGCAGCCCGCTATAATTCGCGGGCGCCTGGCAATCCGGGCAACCTCGGTTGTCGTGGATAAAGCTGTCGATTGCAGAGTCCGGAAGGGCTGCGTCCTTTGCGGAGCGGCTCTCACGATGGGGCCGCCGGACGCCCGCCGGCAATTGGCGAAGCGCATCGAGCTTGGCTGCGGAGGAGCTTGTCGCCCACGAGGCGCGCGCCCTCCGGGGCCCACGCCATCAACTAAGGAGAGAGGTGGTCGAGTCTATGAAAACTGTCTTCACGACTGGCGAAGCCGCAAAGATTTGCAAGGTGAGCCAGCAAACGATTATCCGCTGCTTCGATTCGGGTCAACTCAAGGGCTTCCGGGTCCCCGGCAGCCGCTTCCGCCGCATCCCCCGCGAGCAGCTCTACAGCTTCATGCGGGACAACGGCATCCCGACCGACGCCCTCGACAGCGGGCAGCGCAAGCTGCTTGTGGTGGACGACGACCAGGACTTGGTCGACCTGATGGTCGACCAGTTCGAGCGCGACGGCCGGTTCGAGGTCCGCAGCGTGAACAACGGCTTCGGCGCCGGCATGCTGATCAAGGAGTTCCGCCCCGACCTGGTGGTTCTCGACATCATGCTGCCGGACATCAACGGCATGGAAGTCTGCCAGTTGGTGCGCAGCGACAAGTCGATGGATTCGGTGCGGATCGTCTGCATCTCGGGCATGGTCGAGGAGGAGCGGATCCAGAAGCTCCGCGACGCCGGAGCGAATGACTTCCTCAAGAAGCCGTTCGACATCGACGTGCTCAGCCAGCGGGTCTGCGAGCTGCTGGAGATGGAGCCCGCTCCGACCAGCTAAGCCGCCAGCGTTCGCCCTCGCGACAACACACCGTTGTGGGAGGCGTCTCCCGACGCCGATTACGCCCCGCCAGCCGATCCGGCGGGCGCACTGTGATCGGCGTCGAGAGGCGCCTCCCATTTTTGGTACTGCCCTGGTGTGAGTTACGAGGCGCTAGTTTTCTGCGTTGAACGCTTTTGCGATCGAGACGCCCGCCTGGGGCCAAACCACCACAACTAGCGCCTAGCAACTAGCGTCTAGCAACTTTCTTTTCTCGGCCGTGTGATGCACCAGCCCCGCCCCCACCGCACGCCGAGCCGCCTCGCCACGCGGCTGCGCCCGGTCGGCATCGCCTCGCAGCGGGCGCCGTCGCGTCGGCTCACCGCGCCTCCGGCCGGTGGCGCCCAAGGCGTGCGCGAGCGGTTCGCCCGCGAGCTCGAGCGGGCCAAGCTCGAAGCGATGAAGGAGCTCGCTTACGGCGCCAGCCACGAGATCAACAACCCGCTGGCCAACATCGCGATGCGGGCCCAGTCGATGCTTCGCGACGAGACCGACGAGCGCCGCCGCAAGATGCTCGCCGCGATCCACCGCCAGGCGATGCGGGCGCACGAGATGATCTCCGACCTGATGCTGTTCGCCCGACCGCCGCGGCTCGCCCCGCAGCGGATTGACCTGGCGGAACTCGCCGCGCGGGTCGTGGAGGAGTACCTGCCCGTGGCCGAGCTGCGGGAGCTGAGGATCACGACGCCGGGAGCTTCGACCCCCGTGTGGTGCGAGGCCGACCCGGTGCAGATGGCCGTGGCGCTCAGGGCGCTGGTCGACAACGCCATCGACGCGGTCGGCGTGGGGGGCGAGATCGTCGTCAGCGCCTGCCGGTCGGGCGGCCGGGGCGTGCTCTCGGTCAGCGACAACGGCCCGGGGGTGCCCGCGGAGCTCCGGGAGCACATCTTCGACCCGTTCTTCAGCGGCCGCGAGGCGGGCCGCGGCTTGGGCTTCGGGCTCTCGAAGTGCTGGCGTTTGGTGACCGACCACGGCGGCGAGGTGCGCGTGGCCGACGACCGCCGTGCGGGCGCCGAGTTCAGCATCGTGCTGCCGATCGGTGACTGAACAGTGTCGCCAGCAACGCAGCGTCGCCAGCAACTCGGTGTCGCCAGCAACGCTGGCGAGCCGCGATGTTCCTCGTCATTTTTCTTGTCGGCGGGGTTGGTGTTCTCGCACACGCGGGTTAGCTTGATTCCCGTTGGGTAGAAAACGCCCGACGCGGCCGTCATGGACGACGCCGCCCCACGACCCCTGACGGGAGAGCATGGATGCTCGCTTCGCCACGGCTGCGTTTGTTCACGGGCTCTGATCTACCGGCGCCTAACCCGCGTCGCCTCGCCGATTCGCCCTTCGCGAACGACACGACGCACGATCCGAGCGGCTTGGCCCGCGCCGCCCGCATGGCGATCGCCCGCGGCCGCCACGCCCTCAGCGCTCAGCGAGACGCGTCCTCCCACTCCACGGGTTCGGCCGACGAGTCGGTGCTGGCGAGCCGGGCTCTGGTCAGCCGGGCAATGGCCGCGAGCCGGCCGAGCGGTTGCCGCCAGGCAGACTCGCCGCTGCCGCCCGTGCTCCGTGTTGTCTCACAGACGAGTCGCGGTTGCGGCGGGGTCTCGGCCCCGCAGCGGCGCCGTTGCGCCGAATCGTGGTGCAAGGGCCGCGATCCCCTCGCACTCGAACGGGCCGCGATCGGCAACGAAGAGGCCGCCCGCCTCGTCGCTGTGCAAATGGCCGATGGCGGCTGGGGCCGTGCTCCCGGCGCCCGCTCGACCTTGGCCGAAACAGCCGCGGCGCTGCTGGCGCTCTCCGCTTGGCTGCCGTCGGCGGGGACGCAGGAAACGGGTCCGGCGTTGCGGCTCGTGAACCGCGACTGATCGGCGTCATTCGGCTTCAATCCGCCCACCCGGCCGTAGACCGCGGCGCGAACGAGGCTTAGGCTGCCCGGGTGGCCCAAGAACTCAAAAACCGCTGCGACGCCGCCCTCTGGTTCGACAGCGAGGCTAGCCTCGCCTGCTTTGCCGATCGCTTGCGTGGCGGCAGCCGCCGCCAGGGCGCTGGCTTGACGACACGCACCGGCTCGATCGCCGGGCGGAGCGTAGTCGCGTTCACTCTGAGCGAGACCAACGCCTTGGACGAAGGGGCGTGGGAGAACGCCATCGGCGCGGTGCTCACCACCCACCGCCCGCACGCTCTGGCGATGGCGGGTCTTGCCAGCGACGATTGGCCTCGCGCCGCGCGTCGGCTTTGCGAACGGCTGGGCGTGGCGCCTGAGGTGACGCTCGCCGGCGATGCTCCACCAGAAGGTGATTCGGCGGCGGCCGCTTGGGAATCGAGCTGGGCCGAGTCGTCGGGGCCGCGCCGGGCCGGCATGCTGCTCGGATCGCTCTGGCGCCGACGCGACACGCTCAAGGGCGTCGCCAAGCGCAAAGCGGATCGCTTCAAGCGGCGCGAGCGGCTTGCGCTCGAGGCGGTCGCCTGGGTCGAGTCGCTCGAACCGCCGGCGGGCTGATCACCCGTGACGCGCTAAGCCGTCGCCACGCCTTGGGGCGCCGCAGCGCGGCCCGCCGAGATGGCGGCGAGCTGGTTGATTTGGTCGCTCACGTCGATGCTGTTCGAGATCGCCAGGTTGTCGATCAAGCCCTTGAGCTTGTCGGTCGCCTTGATCATCGTGTCGACGATGGGCGCCGACGGCGTGATCTCGCCGTTGCGCATTTCGATCAGCACGGTCTCTAGGTTGCTCGACAGGTCGTTGACCGTGTCGAACCCCATGAAGCCGGCCGCGCCTTTGATCGAGTGGAACGAGCGGAACAAGTCGTTCACCAGGTCGACATCGACGTCGGGCGCCGTTTGCTCGATGTGCAAGAACTGATTATCGACGTCGCTGAGTTGCTCGTTCGCCTCGTCGATGAAATCATCCAGCAAGTCGGTTGCTAGCACCTTGGTACCTCAGAAGGGGGGCGTGCGACGACGCTCGGTGGGTCGGGCCCGAGGAGTCGCGGGCCGATCAGGGGTGGGTTAAAAGCTTAGGTCACGAAACCAACGCCGGTCGCCCCTGGCGGCCCGTTGGTGGTAACCGCGTGTGGTCGCGGCCTCCGCTCGATCGCGTAGCAGGCGGCCGGCAAGCTCCTTACGAGGTTCTATCTTGTGATCCCTGCGGCCCGCACCGAGTCGAGACCCGAAGAGGGGGGCCGCACAATCGCGCCAAACCCACCCGCGCAACGCGGCTGACGAGCAAGATCGCGCGCGGGCCAGTGCGAATCGCACGGATGCGTAGCGTGTGTGGCGGTGCGATTCGACGTCGATATGGCGAAAACAACGCTACGGCTAGCGGTAGTGCGATCTAATGAGGCCCGAGATTCACTCGGGCGGATCGTTCTCGTCGCGCAACAGGTCTTCGGCGTAGCCGGGCGGGAAGGGGTCGAAGATCCCCTCGCCGAACTCCTGCTTCGGCTTGCTCGACGGTTTGCGGCGACGATTCTTCGAGCGTTTTTCCTGTGGCGCGGCGCTGGCGCGCGGCCGGGGCGGCTTCTTGAGCTCTTGCTCCTGGCGCCGGATCTCCTCGTCGAGCGCCGGGCTGCTGAACTCGCCGACCCAGTGGTCGGCGTCTTCGACCGGCCCGGTGGGCTTGGTCACCCGGTCGGCCTCGGGCGAGGACTCGCGGCGCGACATCTCGGCGAACCACGGGCCGCTGTCGATCGGCTTGGCGCCGCGGCCGCGGGCGGCGCGTTGCACGCGGCGGTCGCCGGAGACCACGGTGAGATTGCGCCGGTCGGGGGCGGCGTCGATCATCTCCTCCAGCAGCGTGTCGGCGTCGGGGTAGCCGCGCGAGAAGCGGACCGTCAGGCCGCGCTCGTCGTACAGATCGGGCAGCCCGGGGGGCGCCTGCGACGAGTCGAACACGACCGTGGTCGCCCGCCGCTCCTTGGCCGTGAGCCGGTCGACCAAGAATTCGACGAGCGCCTCGCGCGACCCGCGCAGCGTCCCCTCCAATTCACCCACGCCAAAAAGGTCGGTGGCGTGCAGCAGGTTGTAGCCGTCGATCAGGAACAAGGGGCTAGGAGTTGGGGGCTAGGGACTAGAGTTATGATCGATGCGTTCATGTTGAGGGCCGCGCCTTCACTAGCCCCTAGCCCCTAAATCCTAGCCCCTAAATCCTAGCCCCTACGCTTAGCTGCTGTACTCGTGGCGTTCGCTGAACTCGCGGAGGCCCTGGCGGCGGATCTGGCTGTCGACGTCGAGCAGGTGCGCGAGCAGCGCCGCCCGCACCCACATGCCGTTCCGCGCCTGGCGGAAGTACATCGCCCGCGGGTCGCGGTCGATCTCGGGCGGGATCTCGCCGAAGTGCTGGTCGCGGGGGAACGGGTGCAGGATCGGTGCGTAGGCCCGCATCCTGGTGACCAGTGCGGGGGTGAGTTTGTAGCGCGAGAAGTCGATCTTGGCGAACGCCTCGGCGTCTTCCGGGTTGTTGTGTTCCTGCTGCACGCGGGTCATGTAGAGGGCGTCGAGGCGTTCGATGACCGGCTGGCCGTCGACCTCGGCCTCGAGCGAGTCGACCTCGTGGAACTTGACGCCGCGGTCGCGGAGACGCCGCCTGAGGTCGTCGCGCATCCTGAGCGTGGGGTGGTCGGGCGAGACGAACACCAGCCGCACCCCTTCGTACGCCCCCAGCAGCATCGCCAACGAGCGGACCGTGCGGCCGCGACCGATGTCGCCGCAGAAGGCGTAGCACTTGTTCGCCAGGCCGCGCCGCAGGTCGGCGTAGCCGTGCGCCGTCTGGAGCTCTTCGAGCTTCTCGACCGGCGAGTCGTGCGGGTTCTCGAAGTTGAACGTCCGCTGCAACGTGTAGATGTCCAAGAGCGCTTGGGTCGGGTGCTCGTCGGCCCCCGAGCCGGCGTTGATGATCGGCACGCTCCGCTGGTCGCTACGCTCCAGGTCGTTCATCAGGTAGGCGCACGACTCGGCCAAGCGGGCCAGCGGCGAACGCATGATGATCAGGTCGAAGTAGCTCGAGAACATGCGGATCGAGTCGAACCGCGTCTCGCCCTTCGTCTCGCTCGAGGTGCGCGGGTCGCGGACCTCGTTGCAGGTGATCCCCAGGATCTGGCAAGCGGCCATGAACGACAGGAAGGTGCGGGTCGAGGGCTGCGTGAAGTACAGCATCGCCCGCTTGTGCGACAACAGGCCGGTGAGGAACGCCTGGCCCGTGGCCGACTTGGAGAGCTGGCGGATCGTGTCGGCCGTTTCGGCCAAGTCTTCGAGCAGCGCGGGGGTGAACTGCCCCGAAAAGATGACATGCCGAAGCCGCTCGCCGCGTTGCAGGTCGGCGA
Coding sequences within:
- a CDS encoding DNA-3-methyladenine glycosylase I; the encoded protein is MSPTKKRCPWAETTDLDRLYHDEEWGVPERDDNRLFEKITLEGAQAGLSWSTILKKREGYRNAFARFDPAKVARFTEKRVERLVLDPSIVRHRGKIESTISNARAVLELDEPLSEFLWGFVDGETITNRWRRLEDVPSETPLSKAMSKELKRRGFRFVGPTTCYALMQAAGMVNDHLVSCPRHAAV
- the mnmG gene encoding tRNA uridine-5-carboxymethylaminomethyl(34) synthesis enzyme MnmG, translating into MPSFYDYDVVVVGAGHAGTEAALAAARMGAKTALLTANLDTVGQMSCNPAIGGVGKGQIVREVDALGGAMGRAIDATGIQFRMLNRRKGPAMHGPRAQADKRAYQAEIKRVVEEQENLSLRQEAVEGLVVERDGQGSARHAVTGVRVRGDAIYRAKAVVLTTGTFLQALMHTGEAKTPGGRAGEGTSSGLSAALAELGIELRRFKTGTPPRLNGRTIDYSQCEEQPGDDAPTPFSFMTDSLDAEQIPCHITYTNEAVHDLIRANLERAPMYSGQIDSSGPRYCPSIEDKVVRFAEKAQHQLFLEPEGRNTLEVYVNGVSTSLPRDVQDAMFRLIRGCERAEILRYGYAVEYDYAPPDQLTPALETKAAAGLFLAGQINGTTGYEEAAAQGLVAGANAALKVADREPLVLGREEAYIGVLIDDLVTRGVDEPYRMFTSRAEYRLLLRHDNADRRLTPVAMRLGLVRGERAARFEAKSAEVVRVAGLIDSLRSEGRSLTEWLRRPEMGWDDLVLRASELASCGAEAVMQVVHDTKYAGYIARQQTDVDRQRRLAEKRIPEHFDYAALGQLRREAQEKLSRIRPRNLDQASRISGLTPADIALLMAHLKA
- a CDS encoding response regulator — translated: MKTVFTTGEAAKICKVSQQTIIRCFDSGQLKGFRVPGSRFRRIPREQLYSFMRDNGIPTDALDSGQRKLLVVDDDQDLVDLMVDQFERDGRFEVRSVNNGFGAGMLIKEFRPDLVVLDIMLPDINGMEVCQLVRSDKSMDSVRIVCISGMVEEERIQKLRDAGANDFLKKPFDIDVLSQRVCELLEMEPAPTS
- a CDS encoding sensor histidine kinase; its protein translation is MHQPRPHRTPSRLATRLRPVGIASQRAPSRRLTAPPAGGAQGVRERFARELERAKLEAMKELAYGASHEINNPLANIAMRAQSMLRDETDERRRKMLAAIHRQAMRAHEMISDLMLFARPPRLAPQRIDLAELAARVVEEYLPVAELRELRITTPGASTPVWCEADPVQMAVALRALVDNAIDAVGVGGEIVVSACRSGGRGVLSVSDNGPGVPAELREHIFDPFFSGREAGRGLGFGLSKCWRLVTDHGGEVRVADDRRAGAEFSIVLPIGD
- a CDS encoding Hpt domain-containing protein, whose protein sequence is MLATDLLDDFIDEANEQLSDVDNQFLHIEQTAPDVDVDLVNDLFRSFHSIKGAAGFMGFDTVNDLSSNLETVLIEMRNGEITPSAPIVDTMIKATDKLKGLIDNLAISNSIDVSDQINQLAAISAGRAAAPQGVATA
- a CDS encoding NYN domain-containing protein — translated: MFLIDGYNLLHATDLFGVGELEGTLRGSREALVEFLVDRLTAKERRATTVVFDSSQAPPGLPDLYDERGLTVRFSRGYPDADTLLEEMIDAAPDRRNLTVVSGDRRVQRAARGRGAKPIDSGPWFAEMSRRESSPEADRVTKPTGPVEDADHWVGEFSSPALDEEIRRQEQELKKPPRPRASAAPQEKRSKNRRRKPSSKPKQEFGEGIFDPFPPGYAEDLLRDENDPPE
- a CDS encoding aspartate/ornithine carbamoyltransferase family protein, with the translated sequence MSEPPSPAGARPADDLSQDDLDLAQYESRLARPVSLKVADLQRGERLRHVIFSGQFTPALLEDLAETADTIRQLSKSATGQAFLTGLLSHKRAMLYFTQPSTRTFLSFMAACQILGITCNEVRDPRTSSETKGETRFDSIRMFSSYFDLIIMRSPLARLAESCAYLMNDLERSDQRSVPIINAGSGADEHPTQALLDIYTLQRTFNFENPHDSPVEKLEELQTAHGYADLRRGLANKCYAFCGDIGRGRTVRSLAMLLGAYEGVRLVFVSPDHPTLRMRDDLRRRLRDRGVKFHEVDSLEAEVDGQPVIERLDALYMTRVQQEHNNPEDAEAFAKIDFSRYKLTPALVTRMRAYAPILHPFPRDQHFGEIPPEIDRDPRAMYFRQARNGMWVRAALLAHLLDVDSQIRRQGLREFSERHEYSS